In Penaeus monodon isolate SGIC_2016 chromosome 41, NSTDA_Pmon_1, whole genome shotgun sequence, a single genomic region encodes these proteins:
- the LOC119598496 gene encoding actin cytoskeleton-regulatory complex protein PAN1-like, whose amino-acid sequence MAAEAAMTRTRSRITQQKKNCRHHVAEGSVPKRRERSQSERRFVPVCTPFRRERRASERPARGQREASEGPARGQRGASERPARGQRGTSERPARGQRGASERPARGQRGASERPARGQREASKGPAKGQREASEGPARGQRGKARGQREASEGPARDQREASKEPARSQRGASERPARGQREASEGPARDQRGASERSARESEGPARPARGQREESERPARGKRGASEEPAKDQQGTSEKPARGQRGASEGKARGQREASEEPARGQREASEGPARGQREASEEPARGQREESERPARGKRGASEEPAKDQQGASEGQREASERPARGQREASERPARGKREASERKARGHGEARLKLSCLLEQGCFRLDFPSLARNCTHDGERGLRENSLTRSSLEARFSAAWNRQRVEGPLALAYSHAVNVLKSEMTALRKGQKTGTNIKGSDAASSSQQIVAGRGPSFPHIAPRGHLEMGKSSHYVRSNNMLIPRAKSLLSVLGATAPRQPPRRLPPPLRRRHARRTFAAAYEMLVAVYDLSLRPKPEYQSLPPQCTRTRPAQRLTIMYKIINNYLYIDKQGHLSWPNIRTARYMHVSYTCMYRRHTDEALVLPPACD is encoded by the exons ATGGCGGCAGAGGCTGCAATGACGAGGACGAGATCTAGAATtacgcaacagaaaaaaaactgccgCCATCACGTTGCCGAAGGATCTGTTCCCAAAAGGAGGGAACGAAGCCAGTCCGAAAGGAGGTTCGTCCCCGTGTGCACGCCTTTCCGACGTGAGCGAAGGGCCAGCGAGAGGCCAGCGAGGGGCCAGCGAGAGGCCAGCGAGGGACCAGCGAGGGGCCAGCGAGGGGCCAGCGAGAGGCCAGCGAGAGGCCAGCGAGGGACCAGCGAAAGGCCAGCGAGAGGCCAGCGAGGGGCCAGCGAGAGGCCAGCGAGAGGCCAGCGAGGGGCCAGCGAGAGGCCAGCGAGGGGCCAGCGAGAGGCCAGCAAGGGGCCAGCGAAGGGCCAGCGAGAGGCCAGCGAGGGGCCAGCGAGAGGCCAGCGAGGGAAAGCGAGGGGCCAGCGAGAGGCCAGCGAGGGGCCAGCGAGGGACCAGCGAGAGGCCAGCAAGGAGCCAGCGAGGAGCCAGCGAGGAGCCAGCGAGAGGCCAGCGAGGGGCCAGCGAGAGGCCAGCGAGGGACCAGCGAGGGACCAGCGAGGGGCCAGCGAGAGGTCAGCGAGGGAAAGCGAGGGGCCAGCGAGGCCAGCGAGGGGCCagcgagaggaaagcgagaggccAGCAAGAGGAAAGCGAGGGGCCAGCGAGGAGCCAGCGAAGGATCAGCAAGGGACCAGCGAGAAGCCAGCGAGAGGCCAGCGAGGGGCCAGCGAGGGGAAAGCGAGGGGCCAGCGAGAGGCCAGCGAGGAGCCAGCGAGGGGCCAGCGAGAGGCCAGCGAGGGACCAGCGAGGGGCCAGCGAGAGGCCAGCGAGGAGCCAGCGAGGGGCCagcgagaggaaagcgagaggccAGCAAGAGGAAAGCGAGGGGCCAGCGAGGAGCCAGCGAAGGACCAGCAAGGAGCCAGCGAGGGCCAGCGAGAGGCCAGCGAGAGGCCAGCGAGGGGCCAGCGAGAGGCCAGCGAGAGGCCAGCGAGGGGCAAGCGAGAGGCCAGCGAGAGGAAAGCGAGGGGCCA CGGGGAGGCCAGACTCAAGCTATCATGCCTCTTAGAGCAAGGTTGCTTCAGGCTCGATTTCCCTTCTCTTGCTCGCAATTGCACACATGATGGAGAGCGCGGGCTCCGTGAGAACAG CCTTACCAGGAGCTCCTTAGAAGCACGGTTCTCCGCCGCCTGGAATCGCCAGCGCGTGGAAGGCCCTCTCGCACTTGCATATTCTCACGCAGTTAATGTTCTGAAAAGCGAAATGACAGCACTAAGGAAGGGGCAAAAAACGGGCACCAACATTAAGGGTTCTGACGCGGCCAGTTCGTCGCAACAGATCGTGGCGGGCCGTGGCC CATCTTTTCCTCATATCGCGCCAAGAGGACACCTAGAGATGGGCAAGAGTTCC CACTACGTGCGATCCAACAACATGCTTATACCTCGTGCCAAGAGTCTCCTGTCAGTCCTGGGCGCCACAGCTCCACGCCAGCCTCCGCGACGCCTTCCGCCCCCACTTCGCCGCCGTCACGCGAGGAGGACCTTCGCCGCCGCCTACGAAATGTTAGTCGCCGTCTATGATTTGTCTCTGCGACCAAAGCCGGAATACCAATCACTTCCTCCGCAGTGCACCAGAA CAAGACCAGCGCAGAGACTGACAATCATGTACAAAATCATAAACAACTACTTATACATTGACAAACAGGGACACCTAAGCTGGCCAAACATCCGCACCGCACGATACATGCATGTGTCCTACACATGCATGTATCGGAGACACACTGACGAGGCACTTGTTCTACCACCTGCATGTGACTAG